In Brachypodium distachyon strain Bd21 chromosome 2, Brachypodium_distachyon_v3.0, whole genome shotgun sequence, one genomic interval encodes:
- the LOC100824783 gene encoding probable indole-3-acetic acid-amido synthetase GH3.1, producing MPEAPSAQPAPASGYAPGAHREALEFIEHVTANAGKVQRRVLAEILAQNAPAEYLRRYGVSCSLDAVDSFRRCVPLVTYEDLQPDILRIANGDTSPILSGKPISEFLTSSGTSGGERKLMPTIADELDRRSLLYSLLMPVMSQSVPGLDKGKAMYLLFVKAESRTPGGLAARPVLTSYYRSRQFLDRPHDPYTAYTSPNEAILCVDSYQSMYAQLLCGLVHRTDVLRVGAVFASGLLRAIRFLEKHWPRLCHDIRTGELDPEITDRPVRDAVGRILRGAANRPALADEIEAECLKPSWEGIVRRLWPRTKYIDVIVTGAMSQYIPTLEFYGGGLPLTCTMYASSECYFGLNLNPMCKPSDVAYTLIPTMCYFEFLPVHRGSNTNAKPSHQDLVDLVDVKLGHYYELVVTTFSGLCRYRVGDVLRVAGFKNEAPMFSFVRRQNVALSIDSDKTDETELHTAVSSAVQHLAPFGATLVEYTSYADTAAIPGHYVLFWELRAGSTAVPASVFEECCLSVEEALNSVYRQGRASDRSIGPLEIRVVSEGTFDKLMDYALSRGASINQYKAPRCVRPGPVVELLDDRVQAKYFSPKCPKWSPGNKQWNNSNELASNGSGA from the exons ATGCCGGAAGCACCGAGCGCCCAGCCAGCTCCCGCCAGCGGCTATGCCCCCGGGGCGCACCGCGAGGCGCTCGAGTTCATCGAGCACGTGACGGCGAACGCGGGGAAGGTCCAGCGGCGCGTCCTCGCCGAGATCCTGGCGCAGAACGCGCCGGCAGAGTACCTGCGCCGGTACGGCGTCTCCTGCTCCCTGGATGCCGTAGACTCCTTCCGCCGCTGTGTCCCGCTCGTCACCTACGAGGACCTCCAGCCAGACATACTCCGGATCGCCAACGGTGACACCTCGCCTATCCTCTCCGGCAAGCCCATCTCCGAGTTCCTCACAAG CTCGGGCACGTCAGGAGGGGAGAGGAAGCTGATGCCGACCATCGCGGACGAGCTTGACAGGCGGTCGCTGCTGTACAGTCTGCTGATGCCGGTGATGAGTCAGTCGGTGCCCGGGCTCGACAAAGGCAAGGCCATGTACCTGCTGTTCGTGAAGGCGGAGTCGCGCACCCCGGGCGGgctggcggcgcggccggTGCTAACGAGCTACTACAGGAGCCGACAGTTCCTGGACCGGCCGCACGACCCTTACACGGCGTACACGAGCCCCAACGAGGCCATCCTGTGCGTGGACTCGTACCAGAGCATGTACGCCCAGCTGCTGTGCGGCCTGGTGCACCGCACCGACGTGCTGCGCGTGGGCGCGGTCTTCGcctccggcctcctccgcgccaTCCGCTTCCTCGAGAAGCACTGGCCGCGCCTGTGCCACGACATCCGCACGGGCGAGCTCGACCCGGAGATCACCGACCGCCCGGTGCGCGACGCGGTCGGGAGAATTCTCCGCGGCGCCGCGAACCggccggccctggccgacgagATCGAGGCCGAGTGCCTGAAGCCGTCGTGGGAGGGCATCGTCCGGCGCCTGTGGCCGCGCACCAAGTACATCGACGTGATCGTGACCGGCGCCATGTCGCAGTACATCCCGACGCTGGAGTtctacggcggcggcctgccTCTCACCTGCACCATGTACGCCTCTTCCGAGTGCTACTTCGGCCTCAACCTGAACCCCATGTGCAAGCCCAGCGACGTCGCCTACACTCTCATCCCCACCATGTGCTACTTCGAGTTCCTCCCCGTCCATCGCGGCAGCAACACCAATGCCAAGCCGAGCCACCAGGACCTCGTCGATCTCGTCGATGTGAAACTCGGTCACTACTACGAGCTCGTCGTAACCACCTTCtcag GTTTGTGCCGGTACCGCGTGGGCGACGTGCTGAGGGTGGCAGGGTTCAAGAACGAGGCGCCAATGTTCAGCTTCGTGCGGCGGCAGAACGTGGCGCTGAGCATCGACTCGGACAAGACGGACGAGACGGAGCTGCACACGGCGGTGAGCAGCGCGGTGCAGCACCTGGCGCCATTCGGTGCGACGCTGGTGGAGTACACCAGCTACGCGGACACGGCCGCCATCCCGGGCCATTACGTGCTCTTCTGGGAGCTCCGCGCCGGCAGCACGGCGGTGCCGGCCTCCGTGTTCGAGGAGTGCTGCCTGTCCGTGGAGGAGGCGCTCAACAGCGTGTACCGGCAGGGCCGCGCCTCCGACAGGTCCATCGGCCCCCTGGAGATACGCGTCGTCTCGGAAGGCACCTTCGACAAGCTCATGGACTACGCGCTCAGCCGCGGCGCGTCCATCAACCAGTACAAGGCGCCACGGTGCGTGCGCCCCGGTCCGGTCGTCGAGCTGCTCGACGACCGGGTTCAGGCCAAGTACTTCAGCCCCAAGTGCCCCAAGTGGAGCCCCGGGAACAAGCAATGGAACAACTCCAACGAGCTGGCGAGCAACGGATCAGgcgcctag
- the LOC100822634 gene encoding LOW QUALITY PROTEIN: pentatricopeptide repeat-containing protein At1g55890, mitochondrial (The sequence of the model RefSeq protein was modified relative to this genomic sequence to represent the inferred CDS: inserted 2 bases in 2 codons): MSIWAFALVANWGLCWAFGIWDGLTLHSHPSAKPPSAVLPMASAAAKVVAAADAATSTRAHSLSRIFSSSSPNVQSPNPNPKPKPKPEPKIMRAPTPKPPAADAGSDADDKLWKPLGYIIKGLLRERDPEKLVSDFVAASSASARFRDRHRVYEMAVSRLASLGRQDSIETILGAQKRFLETSKEGFATRLIGLYGRAAMPAQASATFHELPAQLKCTMTLNAVLTAYYQAKEFDALATAFQEISVSHPLVVPSVYSYNILIRALCQKHDLSAALNVITLMEKCGVLPDNISFNTLLNGFYQNGRMDDAEAVWEMMKGWNLEPDTKSYNAKLRGLVAEGRIEDAVAVVERMEKEGPKPDTVSYNELIRGYCSAGRLEDAKKLYDGLVKNECAPNRGTYETLLPRLLQAGELDCAVRYCHGLLSPNTKNCRVDRSLLQDVVTTLVEASRVDEAAKIVELGRKKYYLRKLLMPHTEEDNEVQTEPDEEESTSEEKMDEVLAGVAETIKNFAVIYLVDITEVPDFNTMYELYDPSTVIFFFRNKHIMIDLGXWAMKDKQEFVDIVXTVYRGAPKGHGPVIAPKDYSTKYRYYVICVWLPMCSLVYSIR, from the exons ATGTCTATCTGGGCTTTCGCTCTTGTTGCGAATTGGGGTTTGTGTTGGGCTTTCGGAATATGGGATGGGCTAACACTTCACTCCCACCCGTCGGCGAAACCCCCATCCGCCGTGTTGCccatggcctccgccgccgccaaggtggtcgccgccgccgacgccgccacctccactCGTGCGCATAGCCTGTCCCgcatcttctcctcctcctcgccaaaCGTACAATCACCCAATCCCAAtcccaagcccaagcccaagcctgAACCCAAAATCATGCGTGCGCCGACACCGAAACCGCCCGCAGCCGACGCTGGCTCCGACGCGGACGACAAGCTCTGGAAGCCCCTGGGCTATATCATCAAGGGCCTCCTCCGGGAACGCGATCCTGAGAAGCTGGTCTCCGATTTCGTCGCTGCGTCCTCCGCGTCCGCGCGCTTCCGCGACCGGCACCGCGTGTACGAGATGGCCGTGAGCCGGCTCGCCTCCCTCGGCCGCCAAGACAGCATCGAGACCATACTCGGTGCGCAGAAGCGCTTCCTTGAGACCTCCAAAGAGGGATTCGCCACGCGCCTCATCGGCCTCTACGGCCGTGCCGCCATGCCAGCCCAAGCTTCCGCGACCTTCCATGAACTCCCCGCGCAGCTTAAGTGCACCATGACCTTGAACGCCGTTCTCACGGCCTACTACCAAGCCAAGGAGTTTGATGCTCTCGCCACTGCGTTCCAGGAGATCTCGGTCTCCCACCCCTTGGTTGTCCCCAGCGTATACTCTTACAACATACTCATCAGAGCCCTGTGCCAGAAGCATGACCTCTCGGCCGCCCTCAATGTCATTACGCTGATGGAGAAGTGCGGTGTTTTGCCGGATAATATTTCTTTCAACACGCTATTGAATGGGTTTTACCAGAATGGCCGCATGGATGATGCTGAGGCAGTATGGGAAATGATGAAGGGGTGGAATTTGGAGCCGGACACGAAGTCCTACAACGCGAAGCTCCGGGGTTTGGTTGCAGAAGGGAGGATTGAGGATGCAGTTGCTGTGGTTGAGAGGATGGAGAAGGAAGGGCCAAAGCCTGATACAGTGTCCTACAATGAGCTAATCCGAGGATATTGCAGTGCTGGAAGGTTAGAGGATGCCAAGAAGTTGTACGATGGATTGGTAAAAAATGAGTGTGCCCCAAATAGGGGGACATATGAAACTCTCTTGCCACGTCTTTTGCAGGCTGGAGAGCTCGATTGTGCAGTGAGATATTGCCATGGACTCCTTAGTCCTAATACTAAGAACTGTAGAGTGGATCGTTCTTTGCTTCAGGATGTAGTAACTACATTGGTAGAGGCATCGAGGGTGGACGAGGCTGCCAAGATTGTTGAGCTAGGGCGGAAGAAGTACTACCTTCGGAAACTTTTGATGCCACATACTGAAGAAGACAACGAAGTGCAAACTGAACCTGACGAGGAAGAATCAACATCAGAAGAAAAG ATGGATGAGGTGCTGGCTGGGGTAGCTGAGACCATAAAGAACTTTGCAGTGATCTATCTTGTCGACATCACCGAGGTTCCTGACTTCAACACCATGTACGAGCTGTATGACCCGTCAACAGTGATTTTCTTCTTCCGCAACAAGCACATCATGATTGATCTTG ACTGGGCAATGAAAGACAAGCAAGAGTTTGTTGACATTG GGACTGTTTACAGAGGAGCTCCGAAGGGTCATGGTCCGGTGATTGCTCCAAAGGATTACTCGACCAAATACCGTTACTACGTTATTTGTGTATGGCTGCCCATGTGCAGTTTGGTGTACTCTATTCGTTAA
- the LOC100823255 gene encoding uncharacterized protein LOC100823255: MDRHVRRLLNRVSIALAAVATAALLHLFRHHSSSSCFSGSPAYSSLSLAPFPRTSCDAASRRVVDPDLRLAKLRSSPRWRRHNAALSASVLTSLVSLRILGGSSRVLCLAAGAGQAVDALRVAGVGDVTGVDLVDFPPLVRRADPHNLPFFDDAFDLVLSDDPAALTGALFPSRFAAEIERAVRPGGAIALAVDRHIDLSIVASLFRKSRVVQARNATLDGTAASVVILSTNTNRH, translated from the coding sequence ATGGACAGGCACGTTCGGCGGCTGCTCAACCGCGTGTCGATCGCCCTGGCGGCCGTGGCCACCGCCGCGCTGCTTCACCTGTTCCGCCaccactcctcctcctcctgcttctcCGGCTCGCCCGCCTACTCGTCGCTCTCGCTGGCGCCCTTCCCCCGCACCTCCTGCGACGCCGCATCGCGCCGCGTCGTCGACCCCGACCTCCGCCTGGCCAAGCTCCGGTCTTCCCCGCGCTGGCGACGCCACAACGCGGCCCTCTCCGCGTCGGTGCTCACCTCGCTCGTCTCGCTGCGCATCCTCGGTGGCTCCTCCCGCGTCCTCTGCctcgcggccggcgcggggcaAGCAGTGGACGCGCTCCGCGTGGCCGGCGTGGGGGACGTCACCGGCGTCGATCTCGTGGACTTCCCACCGCTCGTGCGCCGGGCGGACCCACACAACCTCCCCTTCTTCGACGACGCCTTCGACCTCGTGCTCTCCGACGACCCGGCGGCGCTCACCGGCGCGCTCTTCCCGTCCCGGTTCGCGGCTGAGATCGAGCGCGCCGTCCGCCCTGGTGGCGCAATCGCGCTCGCGGTCGACCGGCACATCGATCTCTCCATCGTCGCCTCCCTCTTCAGAAAGTCACGCGTTGTCCAGGCGAGGAATGCTACCTTGGATGGCACTGCGGCTAGCGTAGTGATCCTTAGCACCAACACGAATCGCCATTGA
- the LOC100823565 gene encoding pentatricopeptide repeat-containing protein At3g13160, mitochondrial: MASAAAKVAADAAAKVVAAADAATSIRAHSLSRIFSSSSSSPNVQSPNPKPKPEPKIKRALTPKPPAADAGSDADHKLWKPLGYIIKGLLRERDPEKLVSDFVAASSASARFRDRHRVYEVAVSRLASFGRQDSIETLLGAQKRFLETSKEGFATRLIGLYGRAAMPAQAAATFHELPAQLKCTMTFNAVLTAYSRAKEFDALATAFQEIPASHPLVVPSVYSYNILISALCQKPALSAALNVVTLMEKCGVLPDNISFNTLLNGFSKNGRVDDAEAVWEMMKERNLEPDTKSYNAKLRGLVAEGRIEDAVAVVERMEKEGPKPDTVSYNELIRGYCSAGRLEDAKKLYDGLVKNECAPNKGTYETLLPRLLQAGELDCALRYCHELFSSNIKSCRVDCSLLQDVVTTLVEASRVDEAAKIVELGRKKYYPRKLLRMPHTGEDNEEQIETGEEESISEEKECEVEQEIGK, from the coding sequence atggcctccgccgccgccaaggtggccgccgacgccgccgctaaggtggtcgccgccgccgacgccgccacgtCCATTCGTGCGCATAGCCTGTCCCgcatcttctcctcctcctcctcctcgccaaaCGTACAATCACCCAATCCCAAGCCCAAGCCTGAACCCAAAATTAAGCGTGCGCTGACCCCGAAACCGCCCGCAGCTGACGCTGGCTCCGACGCGGACCACAAGCTCTGGAAGCCCCTGGGCTATATCATCAAGGGCCTCCTCCGGGAGCGCGATCCTGAGAAGCTGGTCTCCGATTTCGTCGCTGCGTCTTCCGCGTCGGCGCGCTTCCGCGACCGGCACCGCGTGTACGAGGTGGCCGTGAGCCGGCTCGCCTCCTTCGGCCGCCAAGACAGCATCGAGACCTTACTCGGTGCGCAGAAGCGCTTCCTTGAGACCTCCAAAGAGGGATTCGCCACGCGCCTCATCGGCCTCTACGGCCGTGCCGCCATGCCAGCCCAAGCTGCCGCGACCTTCCACGAACTCCCCGCGCAGCTTAAGTGCACCATGACCTTCAACGCCGTTCTCACGGCCTACTCCCGAGCCAAGGAGTTTGATGCTCTCGCCACTGCATTCCAGGAGATCCCGGCCTCCCACCCCTTGGTTGTCCCCAGCGTATACTCTTACAACATATTAATCAGCGCCCTCTGCCAGAAGCCTGCCCTCTCGGCCGCCCTCAATGTGGTTACACTGATGGAGAAGTGCGGTGTTTTGCCGGATAATATTTCTTTCAACACGCTATTGAATGGGTTTTCCAAGAATGGCCGTGTGGATGATGCTGAGGCAGTATGGGAAATGATGAAGGAGAGGAACTTGGAGCCGGACACGAAGTCCTACAACGCGAAGCTCCGGGGTTTGGTTGCAGAAGGGAGGATTGAGGATGCAGTTGCTGTGGTTGAGAGGATGGAGAAGGAGGGGCCAAAGCCTGATACAGTGTCGTACAATGAGCTGATCCGAGGATATTGCAGTGCTGGGAGGTTAGAGGATGCCAAGAAGTTGTATGATGGATTAGTAAAAAATGAGTGTGCCCCAAATAAAGGGACATATGAAACTCTCTTGCCACGTCTTTTGCAGGCTGGAGAGCTCGATTGTGCACTGAGGTACTGCCATGAACTCTTTAGTTCCAATATTAAGAGCTGTCGAGTGGATTGCTCTTTGCTTCAGGATGTAGTAACTACATTGGTAGAGGCATCGAGGGTGGACGAGGCTGCAAAGATTGTTGAGCTAGGGCGGAAGAAGTACTACCCTCGGAAACTTTTGAGGATGCCACATACTGGAGAAGACAATGAAGAGCAAATTGAAACTGGCGAGGAAGAATCAATATCAGAAGAAAAGGAGTGTGAAGTGGAACAGGAGATTGGAAAATAG